The Arabidopsis thaliana chromosome 5, partial sequence genomic interval tttcccgccaaaaccgtaaaatcgtatttttccgccaaaaccgtaaaattgtattttcccgccaaaaccgtaaaattgtattttcccgtcaaaaccacaaaatcatgttttcccgccaaaacgttaaaatcatattttcctgTCAAAACCGtattatcatattttcccgccaaaaccgtaaaatcatattttcccgccaaaaccacaaaatcatatttttcgccaaaaccgtaaaatcatattttttccgtcaaaaccgtaaaatcatttcttcattaaaattatatttggtaatGATGTTAAgtatttgtcatttgttaaaattataacatgggtattttagttatttttattagaatgaGAATGTAAATGAATTACAAAATGatcaagcaaaaaaatattcatttaaatgcatcatttagataaaatactaaataatcaaacaaccATCATTCAAATGCATCATCCAAATGAATCATGTAAATGGATCATTTGGATGTAAATgccaaatgatcaaacaaacaggCCTAAGACTGAAGCCGAGATACTAAGCCGTGGTATCATGACTCATGAGATGTCGAAGTCGTTCACCAATAGATGAAATGCGGAATCGATGATTAGAGTTTTCACAACACATGAGATGTCGAAGACAAAAGGAAGGTGGGTCGGGTATCTTTTTTGGCCCATAttgttaaaaagtaaaaactacaaacactatttttttatattttttttttgtcaaacaagcTACAATGCAAGCACATGATTTTGTCAAGTTTGCTTTACTTCATCACTAGATTTTCTTATTATGCAGTTTCATCTATATAATAAGCTAACACTTTCTGCTATAAAACAATCTGAAATTggcaaataaaatttgaaaacatttgtGAACAGTTACATCATATATTGACATTATTTATCTCTATGTTGGTGTTGGGCTTCGTCCATATTAGATGCATAAGTCAGAAAGCCATTAACACAAGAATCACGAGTTTGGCCCAATGATTGGAAGCTTTACTTTCGGCTCAAGAAACATTAGTTCAAGTCCAAGGTGCTgccaaaaaaaagacattaGTTCAAGATAAAGGAAAGGTTAAaggatatttttattttgtttagtttctaACCATTGTTTCCGTCTACATTTCTAATTTTAGTTAATGTCCGTTAACAACTTAACATACGAATGTTCTCTTTCAAATAATGATGTCCTCTCATATCATATATCTTTAGGAAgatgtggtttttttttgtttgttttagataCAAGCAATGGTTGATTAATTATGAAAGCATCGCTCTTATTGTTGATGATTAGACTACTAAGCATCATGAGTTCATGACTCTAAACAATCAGTCAATCACacataaacataattaaaatttcacGTGGACATTCTTGCAAACATGATTATATTAAATCTACTCTTTTAATCGGAATGTGAATATTAATGTGCaaagatattaatttgtaagtttttatcCTCTTTAGAATTAatagtttaaataaaaaatatttggctTGACAAATATCGTGATTGTTACAATTTGGCATATCCAAAGAAATCCGACAGTGTTTATCTATAtcagaaataagaaaacataacttATTGGGatgtatctatatatacatttttgcaaccattttaacaaataaatcgtggatttggacttatttacaactcaatgccattagcattaaatctttctccaaaataattaattttactttaaattgttaatcacattatcaatcaaatttaatccaaacaaacttcaaatcaatctcttaaaattagcataaacatatttgttaacaatattttaaaacaaatttttttgttaaaacaaatattattcttactaaacgttttttgtttaaataaataaatcatgtatttgaacttatttacaatgtaaTGAcactgacattaattatttaggaatgaaaatattaaatcttctaaatccttgCTTTTAGaattattatgtcattacTTAAAAggctcaaaatataaaaaaattaaatattattatttatatatctagactttataaaacattattaatatttaaacttataaaaagtttaatatatcataattttttaatattattatataatatatagagttttaaaaaatcttaattctttccgtcatattttgtgactcgaaattttaaaaataaacatatattaatcaATTGGCAAAAAATGTGTGAGTTATACGTCCCACAtgaactaaaatatttagacaatgattcataaatatatcataaataagattaacattaataaaataatgatttttttacaGGATGGGTTTGGCGGGACGCGATTTagcaggacgttacttaataacaaatataaagtataaaataaaaatattttatagcaaaattttatatatactaattttaaaatataaattgtctCCACGGTGTACcacgggttaaaatctagttatttAGTAATTATGCATCTCGTATAAACCAGCTACAAAAATATCAGTGGAAGGATCTTTATCAGCAAGCATATtagaaaacattaaaaaatgaatagtAAACTATGAGTGGGGAAGCAAAAGAAGAGCGACGGCTTGCTATTGGAGACAAAGTTCATACCACACGAACTAGACGATGCATAGTATAGATATAGGTTAGGCATATGTCCATGCATATGTTACGTGTAGATTGAAAGGGCATCGAGATCAACGGTGGAGATGGAAGCAAGTAAAAATAGCCACGTGtggaaaaagcaaaagaagagaagaagaagatataagCGACGAAAGGAGAGAGGATATGTTTCCTTTGTGATGGGAACATCACAACTCTGTCTCTATTGGTACTTCTAGTTCACTACTTGtctatgttttttctttcagtaCTTAGTTTCCCCCACGATTTACACAACTTTCTTCTGCTCGTATTTACAGATTTTGAAGATTATTTATACATCTTTATATAGAACTACACATGAAATCGTATGAAAGCATGCATGAATCATGATTCATGTGTGTGAAAATTGACGGTATGAAGATGtgtataaattttatacatcTGCGAAAATCATATCTTGTGGCCAAATATCGACCAATTGGAACGGCTTGCAAATTCTATGAAAACGATCGATATGAAAATCtgatttacatatataatagtattttcaattaaaaatcattttcctcaatttctatatatgtgtatttagcatatatatatatatatatatatcaaataaaccaaataacttcaataataatttaaatatatgaaaattaaaaaaattcactaCTCATATGATATAATTCATCACTATAGAACTTATAAAATAAGATCCTGGTAAAAAAAGCATCAATCTTGTATTTCAGTAGTTTataatgttaaaatatatgtaatcaaacttctcatatttttattaaaaccaCACATGGGCTATCTAGCTAattcacacacacatatatatatatattgttttcgATTGTCATGATGATCATTTATCCACGTAAGCAGAGACAAGATGTAAAATGTCACTAGTTTATAGGGAGTGGAGTGGGAATAAGTAGGAAAAGggaaaaaattaaaggaaagGTATACATAATTTTCAAGTCGATTTTGGGTTGATAATTACAGTGAGAGGGAGACAACACATTGCGCTATACCTAATTCTAACTAGTTTCATTTCTAGACTGATGGACCAATCATATCACTTTCTACTAATATCGTTAGTTTGAGCttcataaatatcttttatcacattttattttagaaaggTTGTTGTTAGTTCTATGCATCTTTTTAAACCACACgaagtttcaaaaatattcataataatatttacGCCTTTATAACTAACATATTCAATTTCTTACATTTTATCAtggacaaaaaaagagagtagtTCCTCAGGAGAAATACAAATTCGATATCTAAAATCAAGTGTTAGTAATCTAttggttaatattttttcaacaCAAAGATTATTTCATGGTAAATGCATTTTTTAAGATAACAATTGTATGTTCGAACACTAGTTTAGATTCTCTATATGATTTTCCGATACTCAAAGAAACTATACACTCACTTtcttaacaaatttattaggCCAAATATATACTGTTTCACCGGAGATGCATTCATATTTACTATGGATTAGATAACAATTGTATGTTCCGAACactattttagtttaatttagATTGCCTATAtgcatgatttttttataaccaaagaaaatatacacTCACTTTCTTAACAAAgattaaataaagagataaTCATAAATGGAACTTTGTACTAACAGAATCTTGAgaagaaatttgatttgagttttgttcttttttttttgttgttttaaatttcCACATGCCTATACTTTCGTTTGTTTATGTGACGCTTTTGTACGACAAAATCAGGTTTGGATTCGTACTTCTTTTAGGTCAAtacattcttttgtttaattctgaccaaaaataaagaaatatgttgtttaataaaaatgtagGATATTGAGAGTCGTactataataaaaaaataaaaaaatctcgaACTTTGATAGTATAAGAGATATACGATTAAATCTTGAACTTAATATcctatatttttctcaaactaTACTTAGTTTGTATTTATACTTGTATATATTAGAGtccacacaaagaaaaatggataACAAATAATGACATCAATATTTTGGGAACCCCCACCATGCCAAACCCAACTCCatgttacaaaacaaaacaaataaaatttctttataaaatgGCATCttctcttcatattttttaaatctcTCATCTCAATAAACAAACACTAACAATGGTGGTCGAAGAAGATTCACGTCTCATAAATCTCCAACACAAGTACAACCCGACAATGCCCGAGGTACTAAATTAAATCTAAAACTTCTATTCTTAGTAAACTTCTTCCTCAGATAGAGTCTTTCAAATATCTcctctcttataattattatttttttatttaaaatatttaaaaaggTGGTGGAGGAGCTGAAGAGAATTTGGGACATAAGTTTTCCGGTGGCCGCCATGAGCATATTAAACTACCTAAAGAACATGACATCCGTCGTGTGTATGGGACGACTCGGTAGCCTTGAGCTCGCAGGAGGAGCCTTAGCCATCGGTTTCACCAACATCACCGGTTACTCCGTCCTCTCTGGTTTAGCCACCGGTATGGAACCATTATGTGGTCAAGCCATCGGTTCTAAAAACCCTTCACTCGCTTCCTTAACCCTCAAGCGAACCatcttcctccttctcttAGCTTCTCTTCCCATATCACTCCTTTGGCTAAACCTCGCGCCTCTAATGCTGATGCTCCGCCAACAACATGATATCACTCGTGTCGCATCTCTCTATTGTTCCTTCTCTTTGCCTGATCTTCTCGCTAATAGTTTCCTTCATCCTTTACGTATTTACTTACGTTGTAAAGGCACCACTTGGCCTTTGATGTGGTGCACGTTAGTCTCCgtccttcttcatcttcccaTTACTGCTTTCTTCACGTTTTACATCTCTCTCGGAGTTCCCGGAGTCGCcgtctcttcttttcttaccAACTTCATCTCTTTGTCGCTTCTCCTTTGCTACATCTACTtggaaaacaacaacaacgacaaAACCACTTCCAAGTCTCTTTGTCTTGATACGCCGTTGATGCTGTATGGTTCGAGAGACTCCGGTGAAAATGATGTGTGGTCAACGCTGGTTAAATTCGCTGTTCCGAGCTGTATAGCGGTTTGCTTGGAGTGGTGGTGGTACGAGTTCATGACGGTCCTCGCTGGATATCTCCCCGAGCCGAAGGTGGCGCTAGCAGCAGCCGCCATCGTGATACAAACAACCTCATTGATGTATACAATCCCAACGGCCCTCTCGGCCGCGGTATCCACGAGGGTAAGCAACGAGTTAGGAGCAGGACGGCcagagaaagcaaaaacagCGGCGACTGTGGCTGTCGGAGCCGCCGTGGCAGTGTCAGTGTTTGGACTTGTGGGGACCACCGTGGGGAGAGAAGCTTGGGGAAAAGTTTTCACCGCCGACAAAGTTGTCCTCGAGCTGACGGCGGCGGTTATTCCGGTGATTGGAGCTTGTGAGCTTGCCAACTGTCCTCAGACCATTAGCTGTGGAATCTTACGTGGCAGTGCGAGGCCAGGTATAGGGGCCAAGATTAATTTCTACGCCTTCTATGTAGTTGGAGCACCAGTGGCGGTTGTTTTAGCGTTTGTGTGGGGTTTAGGCTTCATGGGCCTATGCTATGGCTTGCTTGGGGCACAGCTAGCTTGTGCAATCTCCATTTTGACCGTTGTTTATAACACAGATTGGAACAAAGAGTCCTTGAAGGCTCATGACTTGGTGGGCAAGAACGTCATTTCACCTAATGTCGATCAAATTATTGTCAAATGCGAAGAAGGCCTACACTAACagtttttccttctcttttctttttgttcttcatatATACTATCTCCATTTATGTCTCAAtgatttgcttttgttttaaaacttatacATTTATGTAAGTGTCTTCATTGGACAAGGACAGAATGTAAAACTTTATGAAACACAAAACTGTTGAAGATTTTGCATTATTGAAGGGAGTGGAATCGTGGATTGGATGATGAAGACTTATATGGATGCGATGGCTAATGACCATGACGTGTAATATATATTGGGTGCATGAGTGTATATAGAGATACCGAACCACATGGAAAAACAAGAGCTAATTGGCCGGAACACATGTGCAAGCATGTGCATGTGTACCCATACAAAATAGGCATCATATTAGTGTCCTTGTGGCTTCTCGCTTCTTTTCTCCCACCTTAATTATCTTTCACAACAACTAAAGCTTTAAGCTCATACTTTCAGAAACCTTTAAATGGAAATATATGATTCTCATTTTCATTCAATTGAATCCAAACTAATGTTTACATGTTGGCAGTGGAATAAGCAGTTAGTATGTTTAATGAGGtttaaaatgaaagaaacatcATATACACAGTTTCAAATTACTActgataaaatattataaaatttgtatcATTCAGATCAGAAAAAATGTGGCATAGaattaattattaacaaaaaacaaaaaaaatggtgatCGGTGATGAAAGTAAGTTGCCTAATTTCATGCTTGAAGCCATTGTATTTGATAATAACTACGTACGATTGCAAGAGAATTTTGCATGACTATCTTAaagatatattattattagccCTGAATATATTGCGtagatatattataaaaaaattgaatgcaAAATTATCTATGTTCCGGTAAGATTAGTCAATGAGAAATGGTAAGtcttaataacaaaattttgttttttttcgccaacaatttttttagtttttttgggtaaaagtaGAATAAAGAATCAACAATTAGAATTAGCCACGAATATATTTGGGTGTAGTGAAAGTAAGCCCGATCGAAGAAGATAGGTGGGGAGGGGATAAGGAGTGAGACacattatgttttgtttcctttgttgTTAACAAATACTAAGACCTTTGAGGTTTGACGTTTTTTACCTCAAAAAACTTCATTACCTTCCGTTCGTACGTACCATGATGTGCCCTGCTTAATTAACACGTGTTCCTTCACCTTTTCACTGTTTTCTGTTGTTTATATTAACACTTTGGCTCGAGCAATTTTATCTACAATAGTCACTATTAAAAGAAGTTTTGATAAATCTTGAATTGAAAATTAGTCTTAAACCTTACCGATCTCTGTCAACATCACACGTACGGGGTTTGCAAGAACAAATCAAAGGCTTAAGCGTAAACTTGACACCACAATTATTAGTTGTTAttgttgaacaaaataaaaccaataatGAAGCACTAATAACACAACATAACGTGCGAGTATTTTAGTGGATATAGTTTGAAATGAAGTTAAACTTTTAACATAAGtactttttttcattttcgaACGCTCCGACATCTTGTAGAAGTTCCTGATAGCTCCCGAATGCTTATGCATCTGTCAATATTTGTACACCACATTCCGTAATCTCGTGGTGTATGCTGCTGAATCCAAACCGTATCACATCCACTTCTTCAAGTAAGACTGAGTTAAATATAAACAGATGCGGTGTGACAAAGTCCTTGACAACTCCACCAAATCTATGTGCTGCGATGAGACGACCACTTTCACCTATGAGACGACAATATACAGTACAAATATTGTTCCTTTCGCTTGGGAAAAGTAGGATGCAAGCCTTAAAtcttaaagatgaagaacaaacattttcatcttctagATGGATGGTCAAGGAACCTCCTCTGGCACGGTGACTGAACTCCAGAGGAACCTCTTTGCCAGGTAAGCATGCTCTCTTGTAAACCCATTGCTGCGTGATTACTCGTCGTGCTTCTCCATCGAAATTCATGGATTTGCTGAACTCGACTTTCGCATTTGGACAGTCGAAAGATGAAGATATTCTCTCAAGTGATTCACAATTTATTGCTGATAGAATCTTGATCGAACTTGGAAGCTCTGGCAGTGACACAAGTTTTCTACAATTATCGACGTATAAGTAGTGTAGCCAAGTGAGATCTTTGATACAATCTGGAAGCCTTTCAATACCGCTATCCGTTAGGTATATATACACTACACTCTTGGGGACATGTGAAAATATCTTGAGGTTTAGGCAGCCACTAATATCAAGGGATTCAAGGCGAGACCATTGACTAATTGATGGAGGTATTTCTTCTATCCCTGTGTTTTTCATAAAGATTCTTTCGATGTTCTTCGAAATATCTGGaaaacttttcaattttaagCATCCTTCCATGTCAAGGACCTCAAGAGATGCCAAATTGATGTGAAGCGGTATAACTTCTAGCTTTTCACACATAGTCAGCCTCAACCATTTTAGTCTATGAAGATTCAAGACAGAGGAAGGAAGCTCCGCCAAACTTTGGCAACCTTCTAGACACAATGTCTCGAGACTTATTGCCTTTGAAAGATCCGGAACTTCTACTAAATTATTGGAGAAGCTCAAATCTATCGTCTTGAGATATGCAAGCGTCTGAATGCAAGAAgcacaacaaccaaaaaaagaatgtatcaacaaaatatcaaTAGTATAATAACATAtgcaaacaaattaaataacatatCAATAAGATGATGATATATGCTATGCAatcaaagaacaaatcaaTAAGATGAGAATATATGCAAACTAAGAACAAATCAATAAGATGattatatatgcaaacaaaGAACGTATCAATAtaagataatataataataacatattcaaacaaagaacacatcaataagataataatataGGCTAAAGacaacatcaataagttgataatatatgcaaacaaagaacacatcattaagatataaaatatatgctTATGTATGTTTGAATCATTCGGGAGAGTTTAGAAGAAATGAATGTACTACAACACTTACATAGACAAATAACATGTTTAAATATTGATGAACTCTTTAACCATTTTTCCATGGACCcgcatatatataaagattgaTGTGCTAGAGAAGGACCAAGTGGGCTAGTAAGTTAATGTTTAAGcataataagaataagaaattTCTTAAGATTAActcattttaataaaaatgaaaataaatagaaaatatatagttttcgaTTTCTATGCTGATAAAATAGTGAACACTAGATAAACCACCCAAAAACTATGGTTTTGTGATTAACATAGTTTTTGTAACATAAATCGAACTATATGGTTTTGTGATTTCGGTTATTACGAAAAATGATGTGGAAGTTTGGGAAGACGATGATGGAAGAAGATtaacatcaaacaaataatcatTCAGTGAtgtgtttgtaattttaagCAACTTCAAGTTTTCCACCCTTAGTCTAAACACTTTTATCAATATCACTTAATTAGATGACAACTTTGGGCAATTAAGAAGATATTGAAGTGATTATTttagatctctctctctcttttttaaatgtaattttctaattttttaagcTATGTAGAGTAGTACTAGAGAGAGAACTAAGGTTCTATCAATATGAAGAAACTATAAtaagtataagaaaaatatacatatgaaGAAACTATAACAAGAATAAGAGCTAACCTGGGTTCCTTCCCAAAGCTTCACCACTTTGCTATGCATCATGCGGAGTTCCACAAGGCATTCTGGACGAAATTGAGAAGGAATATACTTCATGGGATATGAATCCCAATGTAATAATCTTACAGCAGGCAAGTAGTTTAGCCCTCGAGGTAGGTGGAGTTTCAAACTTGGgttttcatcaattttcttGTTGTAGAATCTTAGGAACTTTAGATTGCGCATGTCTTCAAAAACTCTCTCACTCATGAAGACATCGTTTTGGATCTCAGATGTATCTAATGATATGCCAAGTACTGCTTCTGAACCCTGTAAATATTGTTAccaatgaaaaacaaaatgtgtgaAATGAACGTCAAACAAGTTCATCAAGCCAAGctcatgaatcatgatcaAAGTTTGTTAACATACGTACTGTATTATTTGAAAGTATGTTACAAGTCTCCTTTGTATTGAACAAGAACTGACGTTTTCCAGGCTCGCTTGAATGCTGACAAACGACTTCTTTTCCCATTTTTAGTAACAAACTATGCATGACTATTTCTCTATCATCATTTATTTGAATGAGAGATTTATCAAGCAAGAGTTGGAGCCCAAGACTCACATCTAAGTCACTATTGACAAGCATTTGCTTCACAAGATCAATGTTCTCACCATTGAACATACATGCAATGTGAAGGAACAAAGCTTTATCCCTAATATGTAAGTCATCATAGctgatttttaatattttctccaCCTTTTCGTCAAGACTAGTTGTGAGCCTTCCTAGTTCAAGTTTCCACCGATCCTTGCTCTTTCCGCGCATATGAGAACCTAACACACGGAGACCTAATGGAAGATGACCAGAAAGCTCTGCTACTTCAACCACCACATCCATGAAATCATCTGGTGCCACATTTTGCTTGAAAGCATAGAGGCATAAGATCTCAAGTGCTGTTTTTCTGCATGGTAATTTGACCTCGTATATATGGTTTATCTCATGTCCTACCAATATCTGTTTATCTTTGGTGGTAACGATGATCCTACTTCCAGGACCAAACCAGCGTGTCTCGTTAGCTAAGGCTTCTAATTGCTCTACCTTATCCACATCACCAAGAACAATGAGaactttttgcttctttagcCTTTCTTCTATCTTCCATAGATGATTTATCTTCCTatctttttggttgaatattATGGgcaaaaactctttttgtaAACGAGCCTGTAAGTTGTACTCGCCGCCACTATCGACAATTCTTTGATAGTTTCCCCTAACGTTCTCCATGAAAACAGTAAAGCGGAAGTCACCAGAAAAGCGGCTGTGTAAAACCCTTGCGATGGTGGTCTTACCAATACCAGCGGGACCCCAAATCCCAACCATCCTAACGTCATCATCGTttaaacataataattgaACCATTTTCTCCATATGGGATTCAATTCcaattatgttttcaaaatcatttgacGGTGTACCATTGAGTTTGGCCAATATATCTTTCGCGATTTTTGTGAGAAAATCTGCCTCATTTTTCCTGCAGAGAAAACAATACCAAGCCTAAAGTTTTGTCTAGAAAAACCTATGTTATAAACGTTCTAAATTTTGTGTGaagactattttttttaaatactgGTATTTGAAGCCTAAGAAATTTCACCGCCTCTTAAATCATGttcatttgcttttttttttttttgtgataatgTGATTTATATTAAGAAGGGtgcaccaaaaaaataaaactctaaCCAGCTTTGTGAATCCTCTCCCGCTATATTTGCCGCTTCGGTCAAGGCTGCCTTCCATTTATTTTGTGTCTCATCATTCTTCCCTTCACAGGTTTCTCGGAAGCCTCTCCCAAATTTCCCGGTCTGATTTCTTACATCGGATGGATTCACTTTGTAGAAAATCGGTATTAGCCTCCTCTCCTCCTTGCACTTTAAAATTTCAACCAACTCATCCAAACACCAGCTTGAAGAAGCATAGTTCTTTGAGAATATCACCACAAAGATCTTAGATTGTCTTACGGCTTCTTTGAGCTCCAATCCGATTGTCTGGCTTCTTTCGATTAGATCATCTTTGAATGTAACAATTCCCTTGCTTTCAAATTCTTTCATCAAGTGGCTGAGAAAGTTTCCGCGAACATCTTCCCCTCGGAAGCTGGGGAAGACGTCATACTTCCAACAGCTACTAGAGCCAGACGAAGAACATGGAGCCATGggaataatataaaacaattatttctATGTTCCTTGTGTAATTTCTATGGAACATAATACATGGAGCTAACGAATGACCCttcttgtttaatttataCGGAATTAGGTGATCTATCGACTATGTCAGCGGTTTGAAAagttcaaaagtaaaaataagtTAATGGAGGGGAAAAAAGTTGTATGAGCTAatacatatcaaattttgaatgtgacatataattatttaatgttttttcttagttCAATAATAATTGATAAGCCAAATATGATTGattcatattatattttaccaTTCTTAAGGACTTGACAAACCTTGCAATCGGTTTTCTAATATTATCGTGGACTTAGAGAAATTATTAGTCTTTAgttaatcatttatttatgtttttttttgttgtgaaatgTTAAATCtactattcaaaaaaaaagaatatttacaacgaaaagagaagaagaataaagctcaactaaattttgaatttgaaaataaaaccaCGACCTTACAACTACATCTCTTGTAATTGTAGTTAAGATatgagtttttaaaaagaaaatctaagCTAACATTAACGGgatattatatatgttcttaTTGTTTTAGACTTGAAATCCCAACAGTTCGCAAAGCCTTTGACGTTGATAGCCGCTGATGTGCACTGCATGTAGttttttaaatgaataaagtgaaaaaacaaagttaaaaatcGGTTTAGAGTGGTTTTCCTCCACGACCGCCTCAAACCGCAATAATGGAAATCAAACGGTTTCTATTGGACACGTGTTATACTTTCTATCCATCGATCAAATAATTcggaagataaagaagaaacaaaaaaaaactaaaaaagtaattttcGAAATTCAAATCCCCAAACATCACAGCAGTTGGCGCTTTCTTCCCCCTAAAAAACTTCGATCGTCGCAGTTTCTCTTTATCAATGGCGATTAAATTCGTTTCACTGttaaatctcttcttcttcttcctcttcttcaatgCAATCTCAATTTCCCAATCCACAGGTTCGTTTATGTCATTACTTTATCCATTTTACTCGACGGGCTTTGATTTTGAGTGTTTTTCTTATCTTAGATGAATCTGGGATCCCGAAATTTACTTTCAGTTGGTCGAATGATAAGAACAAGTTCAAATCTGGTGAAATCTCTGAAATTTCAATCAAAGTTCTGGGAAATTTCGACAACCATGGAAACGCTTCGTTGGGTCAGAGAGCTTTTAAGCCTACAGTTACTGTTAACGGAAAACTTGGGAACAGTACGTATATTTCTGGGGTTTCGTTGGATCTTGGTGAAGATATCAGCAATTGGAAGATCTATTTTACTCCAATCATGGTTGGTATCTTCAATATTGTTATAGATGAGGAGAATTTCAAAGTCCTCGATTCGTCGCTCCATTTTGAAGTCGAAGCAGGTTCGCGATTTCTTGAGAATGTTCCTTTAATTGTTTTAGTGTCAGAAATTTACTAAAAGTATGAGTTTTTATACTCTTGTTGTGAAGGGTTAATGTACCCATCTGTTAGTGTTGTTTCTTGGATGGGTCTTGCAAATGTGTTTGAAGCCGGGATGAATGCGTCGATTTTGATTCTTCCGAA includes:
- a CDS encoding MATE efflux family protein (MATE efflux family protein; FUNCTIONS IN: antiporter activity, drug transmembrane transporter activity, transporter activity; INVOLVED IN: drug transmembrane transport, transmembrane transport; LOCATED IN: membrane; EXPRESSED IN: 11 plant structures; EXPRESSED DURING: 4 anthesis, C globular stage, petal differentiation and expansion stage; CONTAINS InterPro DOMAIN/s: Multi antimicrobial extrusion protein MatE (InterPro:IPR002528); BEST Arabidopsis thaliana protein match is: MATE efflux family protein (TAIR:AT1G71870.1); Has 1807 Blast hits to 1807 proteins in 277 species: Archae - 0; Bacteria - 0; Metazoa - 736; Fungi - 347; Plants - 385; Viruses - 0; Other Eukaryotes - 339 (source: NCBI BLink).), with the translated sequence MVVEEDSRLINLQHKYNPTMPEVVEELKRIWDISFPVAAMSILNYLKNMTSVVCMGRLGSLELAGGALAIGFTNITGYSVLSGLATGMEPLCGQAIGSKNPSLASLTLKRTIFLLLLASLPISLLWLNLAPLMLMLRQQHDITRVASLYCSFSLPDLLANSFLHPLRIYLRCKGTTWPLMWCTLVSVLLHLPITAFFTFYISLGVPGVAVSSFLTNFISLSLLLCYIYLENNNNDKTTSKSLCLDTPLMLYGSRDSGENDVWSTLVKFAVPSCIAVCLEWWWYEFMTVLAGYLPEPKVALAAAAIVIQTTSLMYTIPTALSAAVSTRVSNELGAGRPEKAKTAATVAVGAAVAVSVFGLVGTTVGREAWGKVFTADKVVLELTAAVIPVIGACELANCPQTISCGILRGSARPGIGAKINFYAFYVVGAPVAVVLAFVWGLGFMGLCYGLLGAQLACAISILTVVYNTDWNKESLKAHDLVGKNVISPNVDQIIVKCEEGLH